One genomic segment of Drosophila melanogaster chromosome 3L includes these proteins:
- the CG32192 gene encoding uncharacterized protein, isoform B, which yields MCCKSCEEQPASCCSTFYAFFCMGAGFFMFSFSLHNVIISEESITIMDWFLHIHGTDLTEKQLLILYASDLIFAFTYVLAGVLLAWGIKSKTKGFIKAGKILSYFFPIYNIVYVFPLVIHIGCVIKLCRYLKENFD from the exons ATGTGTTGTAAGTCGTGCGAAGAACAACCAGCATCATGCTGCTCGACTTTCTATGCATTTTTCTGCATGGGAGCAGGATTCTTTATGTTTAGCTTCTCGCTGCACAATGTAATTATATCAGAAGAGTCTATTACCATTATGGATTGGTTTCTGCACATACATGGCACTGATTTGACGGAAAAACAGCTTTTGATATTGTACGCTTCGGATTTAATTTTTGCCTTTACGTATGTCCTCGCAGGAGTTTTGCTAGCTTGGGGAATCAAAAGC aaaacaaAGGGATTTATTAAAGCTGGAAAGATCTTAAGCTATTTCTTTCCCATATATAATATTGTTTATGTATTTCCATTAG ttataCATATTGGCTGTGTGATAAAATTATGCAGATATCTAAAGGAAAACTTTGATTAG
- the CG32192 gene encoding uncharacterized protein, isoform C: MCCKSCEEQPASCCSTFYAFFCMGAGFFMFSFSLHNVIISEESITIMDWFLHIHGTDLTEKQLLILYASDLIFAFTYVLAGVLLAWGIKSGFIKAGKILSYFFPIYNIVYVFPLVIHIGCVIKLCRYLKENFD; the protein is encoded by the exons ATGTGTTGTAAGTCGTGCGAAGAACAACCAGCATCATGCTGCTCGACTTTCTATGCATTTTTCTGCATGGGAGCAGGATTCTTTATGTTTAGCTTCTCGCTGCACAATGTAATTATATCAGAAGAGTCTATTACCATTATGGATTGGTTTCTGCACATACATGGCACTGATTTGACGGAAAAACAGCTTTTGATATTGTACGCTTCGGATTTAATTTTTGCCTTTACGTATGTCCTCGCAGGAGTTTTGCTAGCTTGGGGAATCAAAAGC GGATTTATTAAAGCTGGAAAGATCTTAAGCTATTTCTTTCCCATATATAATATTGTTTATGTATTTCCATTAG ttataCATATTGGCTGTGTGATAAAATTATGCAGATATCTAAAGGAAAACTTTGATTAG
- the CG42393 gene encoding uncharacterized protein, translated as MCKSCEEQPVRCCSIFYAAFCISCGLFMLIFSIHNVILLKSSITVVDFYLHMHGADMSPSTFRILYSMDVIFALSYVIAGTLLAVGIHLNSKGVFFAGKIISYFFPIYNILYVFPLIVHIAATVKLCRYLKENFN; from the exons aTGTGTAAATCGTGTGAGGAACAACCAGTTCGGTGCTGCTCAATTTTCTATGCCGCTTTCTGCATTTCATGCGGTCTCTTCATGCTCATTTTTTCGATTCACAATGTAATACTTTTGAAAAGCTCTATTACAGTCGtggatttttatttgcatatgcATGGTGCTGACATGTCTCCCTCAACTTTCCGCATCCTTTACTCGATGGATGTGATTTTTGCCCTTTCGTACGTCATTGCTGGAACTTTACTAGCTGTTGGAATCCACCTG AACTCAAAGGGGGTCTTCTTCGCTGGCAAGATCATAAGCTATTTCTTTCCAATATATAACATCCTTTATGTATTTCCTTTAA TTGTGCACATTGCCGCCACAGTGAAATTATGCAGATATCTTAAAGagaactttaattaa